GTTGCAGCCGATAGTGGCATCGGGCGGGCAGGTGATCGTCACCGCGCAGAGTTTGTTACCGAAATTCATGTCGCCCTGGTCGGTGACATCGGCGCTCAACGCGACTTTCCAACCATAGGCAGCACTATCATCCACGAATCCAAAGTCGAACCCTGTGCCAACACCGACGACGTCGCCGGGCTGCGGATAGGTCTGCATCCAACCGATAGATGCCGGATTGAATCGCTGAGCATCTTCGACAATATTCCAGACAACGTTCGAGGTCAGATTGGGGAAGGAGTAGTTGCCGGTTTCATCCGTCACAGTGAAGGTTTCAAAGTTAATGCCTTCGAGTGATCCGGAAACATAGATCCTCCATCCGGACAAAGTCTGCTCGGCATTGTCGAGGAGTCCGTTGCCGTCGGTATCCTGCCACTTGAGACCGCTGACCGCGCCGGGTAGCCGCTCCGGAATCGGAATCGGTACTGTCTTGGCGCCACCGGCGAACTCGACCTCAATGTGACCGGACGAGCCCGGCACCCAGCCGGCCCCGTTGCGCACGTCGGCCGGGAAAGCGCCCAGCGAATACAGATAACCACCCCAGTCATCGGTGGGGTATTGGTCGTACTGCTCCTGTAGCGAGTTGGCCCAGACAAAACTGCGTGACTCGTGCAACTGGTAGTAAATCACGATAGTATTCGTAGTCAACGGAATACCGGCGGCAACAAGGTCGGCCTTGGTGATGGTGAATGTGGCCTCGGCCGCATCGGGCGTATTCTCGCTCGTGAAGTCGGAGGCGCGGTTGACCTGCGAGTTGGGCAGATTCAGCAGAGAGAAGTTGGTCCATTCGTTGTCCAGAGGATCGGCGTTGCCGATATCGTTCTGGGCGTCTTCGATTCCGGCCCGAGTGGCGTCAGGATAGGCCGTTCCGGCATCATTGACCCAGCCTTCACCGTCGGCCAGAACTGTAGTGCCGGCCTGGATGCCCCTGACCAGATCGACAAACCGGTTGCCCTGGCTGGTGAAGTCATAAGACATGTGGATGTCCGGGAAACCGTCCATATTCGGGAAGTCGGTTTGGACGTTGCTGATAATCAACTGATATGGCACCCATTCGCCTTCGGCCCAGGTGTTACCCAGGTTACCGGTGGTCCATTCAGCCGTAATCGCACCGCCGCCGCCTTCATTGGCGCGGTAGCCCGTAGATGTAATGCTGGTTGCCTGTCCGAAAGCGGTGGCCGAAAGGCCGATAGAACACAGAATCGCTATGGTGAACACCAAAGCGGACTGCCTTCCATTTGTCGTGAACAGGTTTTTCATAGTCCCTCTCCTTCTAGAAAAGAGCGTTAACGGTTAGTACTGTTTATTTCCATACTCTCTAAGGTGAGTAGTTGTAGGCTGCAAGAAGATGGATTCGCCGGCCTGTTGTTTAGTAACAGAGTTTAACACAAATACCGTCCACTGGCAAGCTGAAAATGCCTGCCTGGAGCGGCTTTGCACATGTACATATTAGACCTATAATACTTTTTTATCAGCATGCTTAGAATACGCGAATAGGGTCTAAGCTGTTTGCAGGATTCTCCACAGAGCCCAGAATCTGCGATTTGGGGATTGATCCTATCGACTTATCTACCCACATCGTTGCTTTTGACTTACTCCAGTCAGAGTGCTTTTGGGTCCTTTGCTGGATTGACCCTGAGTGATTAGGTTTGTAACTGATTGTGGTGCCAAAACAAAGCTCCCCCGAATAGACGAGTTTTGCAACTGGCTGATGGATGCGGCCTCTGATGTCTTTATTCAACTCGGATCCTTCTGTGCTTGGCTCTCAGATCAGCCGGGAGACAAGAAAAGAATCGGCCGTGACAGCACATCCTATGTTTCGCTCGACAAGGAGAAGGTGCGGGGAGCAGAGCCGACCCAACCCAACTGCGCTCAAGCCGTGAGCCTACCGCTCGAGCTTACAGGAAGCCGTGATCGTTTCGCTGTCTGGTGCAGCCGCCGACAGACCCGAATATCGATTGACAGAGATCGTCTATTGGATGTATGTTACTGTGTGTTAGCAACCCACTTCTCTTTTGGAAGTAAAGTTTCATACTGGAGATGGCTGTGTTTGCATTGCGACAAATCGGTCAACGGGTGCACTTGGCAAGGGAGATATGATGGACGCACAGAGCCTGGAACAAGAGCTCAAAGGCAAGGTTGATCTGACCCCCTTTCGTGACCTTCCACTCGGCTTATATCTGGTTACTCCAAACGGCAAGTTTGTTGACTGCAACCCGAAGCTGCGACAGATACTGGGGCTTTCCGAAGCCGATTGGCGGGATAAATCCATCGCACACTTCTACGTCAGAAAACGTAGTCGCGAAGAGCTACTTGAGCTCGCTAGAAGTGCTGAGCCCAAAGGTAGTTTCGTTGAAAACCAAGAGATAGTCTTTAACGTAAGCAATAGTAAGATATGGGTTAAGTCAAGTTGTCGAGCTATACGGGATGATGACAACGAGAATGTTATTGGTTACCACGGCTATCTGGTTGATGTTACCGAGGAAGTTGAGTATCGTAGCCTCTTTGAGGATGTTCCCATTGGAGTTTTTCGTCTGGACAAGGATGAGAATTACCTGATGGTTAACCAGTCGCTTGCGCGGATGCTCGGCTACGACTCCCCCGAAGAACTTCTCGGTAAGCACATCGGGTTATTCTACGCCGAACTCAGCCGGGCATCGGCAATCAAAACTCGAATGCTTGATGGAGAAACGGATGTTATAGAGCAGGTGGAACTGACCAAGAAGTCGGGCGAGATTGTCATCTGTTCTGTATTCACTAGAGGATTGTTCACACCAGACAATCACTACGATGGTCGCGAGGGTGTTGTAATTGATATAACCACCCAGGCACGGTATCGAGAGATTTTGGACGAAATGCCGGTGGGGATGTTCTTGCTGCGGACGGAGGATGGAAAAGACATTGTACGGGCTTGCAATAACGCTTTCCTGAGGATTTTTGGGTGCGAAACACCCGATGAGATGATTGGTAGAGACATCCTCGATATGTATGTGAATACAGATGACTACGAGAATCTCAAGGCGGAAGTACAAAAGGAGCACGAGCAGGGCCGTCCACTTGTTGGCTACGGGCTGAAGGTGAAAACGCTTGAGAAAGAACCTCGTGAGTTTACGATAGAAGTGAATGTCAGGTTGTTGACTGACAAGAGCGGCCAGGAGATCGGCCGGGTCGGTGCTATCCGAGATATTAGCGATGAGGCAGCACTATGGGAACTGAAGCGGGATGTCGGACACACCTTGCATACTTACAGTTCGATGCTCAACCTTATCCAATATACGATTGAGCCGGTCCGTGCCCATACCCAACGAGCGCCATTTGAAGCAACGGGTACGGCACCTGATGACGAAACGTACACACTTGAGACCATCCTACACCATCTGAAGAGCGGGCTTGAAGAACTTCTTGAAACTGCTAAACAGCTTGCGAAAAGCGGAGATGTGGAGCCTCTTCTGCCAAGTGACCTGCTACACACAGAATTGCTTAACCTCGCCGACTACGATACTCGAGTCTCCTATCCTGAGCTTCATCTTGCAGCAATCCATGACTCAGCAACCAAGATCGCCACCCTGTCGGATGTATCTCTGACCAACGAAGCTCTTGATGAACTCGTTGGTAACGTACTGCGAGCGGCCGAAGATGTTGAACGATACTGCTGTTTGGAGGACGTTCGATTTCTTGCGAACGCAGTTCAGAATATGGATTATCAGGTTCGAGCATTTCGCAGCTTCGTGATATCGAGTCAACGCACAGACCTTAACATGAGCGAATACAACCTGGATGCAGTCATCTTACAGGGAGTCAGTGAACACCGTGCGTTTGCCGTTTCACGAAATGTCAGATTCGATTTCAGAAACGATGCTCGTTCGACAAAAATAACGGCCGCTGAGTCAGATATTGTCCGAGCCTTTGGGAACATAATTCACAATGCGATAAAGTATAGCTGGGCCAAGGCTGTTCAGCCGTCGGAAGTTAGAATTCACTCGTACGTTAAGGGAGATGATGCCGTCACCGAGATCAGCAGCTATGGTGTAGCAATAACTAAGGAAGAGATCGATCAGGAACTGATATTCGAACTTGGTTACCGTGGCGTTTGGTCCGGTGACCGGGGTCGACTTGGGACCGGAGTCGGACTGCATGATGCCCGGGATGTCATTCGCCAACATGACGGAGATATCACAGTAACAGCCAGATCGGTGGCAACAAGGCCAGACCCAAATGATCCGTACGCCGGGCCCTTCATGGTAATTGTCACGGTGAGAATACCGAGAAAACGGTAAGGAGTCGAGAATGGAATCAAGGAAAAGAGTCCTCTGGATTGAAGACGGCGCTCTGTTTGAGTACAAGCATGTTTCTGCTCCAGTTTTGAATAGCCGCAATTACGAACTGGTCATAGCGCTGGACGCTACCGATGCTGAGCGAGAATTGGCAGGAGGTAAGTTTGATATTGTCATTTTCGACATCAGATTGGACTCAGGATCAGGGAAGAAGTGGAGAGAATCCTTCGCATCAGCCAAAGGTAACAAAGAAGAAGCCAGACTAGGACTTGTCTTGCTGTATGCCATTTTCTTGCCGGAGAAGACGACGATGAAACTCGACAAGTCTGTCGAGTGGCTGACTCAATCTCAAGTGGGAGTACTGTCGATTGAGACCTGGGCGGAGCTTTGCGATCACCTTGACGACCTTGCGATTTCTGAAGATGCATACCGGAACAAGTCACAGGATGCCGGATCGAATATCCTTCTCGAATTGATCGAGAGTATTGAAGCAAAACAGTAGTCTACAGTAAGAATCACTTGGATACTCCACTTTCACATTCGGATGCCGCTACATTCCTGACTATCTCGGTGACCTTACTGGTTTTTAACGTAGGTCTTCCCGGTCTAATTGTCCAGATTGCAACTCCAGAGAGATTCCGGACTCTCATCAGGAGATATCAAGGGAGAGTATTCTTTGGACTCCTACCTGCTACCATGTATCTGTTCGGGTTGTCGGCTGCTTTTGCCTGGCTCATCTTCCCTCACCCCCCATTGCTGCCGCTCGTGCCCTGGAATGGTAGCTTTGCAGGCCACTTAACAGTATTCGGATTGGCGATCAGCTTGGCCACCTGGGTTGTCTATTTCAGGCTCTCTGGAGTCTCCAGATTGATCCAATTACTCGGTGAGAAACTCAAGAGTGGTTTGGAAGATCGTGACGCGATATCTCCTGATCACTTGAAAGACTTGTTGTTCATTGGAGAATACTGTGAGGCCGGCGGAGAGAAGAATCAGGTGATTGATCTGCTCGTTGAGCTTATCCCACCGAGAAGTAGAAGTGGGGACGTGTATTTGGAGTCGGTACTGAGGAAAGCTGTGAACATTGTCATTAATCCTGCCCAGCCGGGTAACGAAGAGAATTACTTTGGCTTGCTCGCACTCGCCACAAGCATTATCGACGGTCGGCAGGATACAAACCAAGCCGGTCACAAACTCGCTAATTTGGTGTGGGAGCTAATCAGGCGCCTGGGAGTTGAAGCTGTCCGAACCCAGCCCAGAACAGTCTGTCACCAGTTTCTCAAAGCTTCAGCTGGAAATGCGGTAGTTCTGTTTGAAATTGGAGAGGCCGCTCTGGCTTCTAACCGTCACCGCGTTGTCCAAGATACTCTGCACAGGCTTGAGATCTTGGGAGAGAAGGCGGGTTTGGCCCAAAACGACGAGACACGTGCTCTTCTCTCATTTCTGGCCTATCTCTCACACAGCGAAAGCAAGTCAATGTCGAGCCTGGCTTTGTCATATCTGGAGCTCAGGCAAATCCACTTCTCCCCATCCAGGAAGAAGTGCCTCCTCCATACTCTTTCCCTAGAGACACGCTTTGATACTCAGGATGCGCTCCGCGAATTGTATCAGACACTATACAAGAAAGAACCACCAGCCGCATAGCGGCACGATGATTTCGAGATTTTTATGTTGCAGGTAATCGTCTATGATAGGTTTCTTACTTTCAGACATAGATATATGCGCTGGAGAACACTGCATGGGTAGAGTCAGGGATCGACGAGACCTGCACTTGGAACAACGCATCCGAGAAATGATCAGGGATCACCCCGAGGTTTCGATTGAACAGATAGCACTGTTGCTCAACGCGTCGATTTCCAAAGTTAAATCAGTGGCAGGAAAGACCAGCCCATCCAGACCGAAGCCGATACCAACTGAGAATCAGCAGCCCCCAAACAACAATACCATCTGATGTCAGCTATTCTCAGTTGCAGCAGACCCGCAGAAGATCCGATCTAGTGCACTTAAAACACAACTCTTTACCCCACATACAAAAAGCCCTTCAACTACATAGCTGAAGGGGTCCAAATGCAATTTAAGCTCCCCCGGCTAGACTCGAACTAGCGACCCGCTGATTAACAGTCAGCTGCTCTACCAACTGAGCTACAGGGGAGTATAACGAATATCACCCACGTCGGGCAGGCTCCATTATATTCTTTCTCGGCATTTTGTCAACCGGTTTTACACGGCCATTGCAGCTAATATAAGCTCCCGAGCAGTAGCTTCAGAACCAGGTCATTGGTCCTCAAAACCTAAAGGATTGACCGCCCCACTGAAATTGCGCCGGGTGAAACTCTGGCAGTTTCAAGCCGTATAAACAGCCAAAGAGACACTTTACAAAGAACCCCGAGGTGACCAGATGAAATCATACCTAAAAATAACTCTGATAATCCTGGCTCTGGCTGCCATGATAGGCGCCGTGGCTTTGGCCAAAAGCTCTCGCTCCAATCGCGGCGCCTGGCTGGGCGTTGTTACCCAATCGGTCGACTACGATCTGGCCGAGGCATTCGACCTCGATATCAAATATGGCGTCATCGTCAATGAACTTGTCGAAGATTCTCCGGCTGAAGAGGTCGGGCTTGAGATCGATGACATAATTGTCGCGGTCGATGGCGAAGAAGTCACCGATTATGACGATCTGGTCGACCTGCTGGATGAACGCAAAGTTGGTGATCAGGTGACGATAAGTCTGTTCCGTGACGGCGAAAAAATTGATGTTTCGGTCGAGCTGGCCGAACGTCCGCGGGGTCGCTTCAAATGGGATGCCGGCTCGAACTACAGCTACGGACTCGGAAACTGGTCCCACTCCAGTCATGCCTACATTGGTGTGCATGTCACCGATCTTTCCCGCCAGTTGGGTGAGTTCTTTGGTGTTGACAAAGGTCGCGGCGCTCTGATTCGGGAGGTCGAGGAAGATTCACCGGCTGATGAGGCCGGTCTGAAAGCGGGCGATGTCATTGTTGCTATCGACTCCGACAAGATACGCGATGCCGGAGATGTGGCTGAGTATATTCACGACACCGAGCCCGGCGATAATCTGAGCGTTACTGTAATGCGCGACAAAGTGGAAGTCACGCTTGAGGTAGAGGTGGATGAATCGCATGGCGGTTCTCGCTTTGGTGGTTTGTTCGACACTTACTACACGCCACACGTTCCCAGCCCATCGGTAGACATCAACCTGGACGCCCTGGATGCGTTGGATGATCTGGACATTCGAGTCCCGAACCTGCGCAGCAACTTTCACAGCAGTTTCAGGGCGCCGCTCGATCGGGATCGTGACAAACTGAAAGGTGAGATGGAGAAACTCCGCCAGGAGTTGAAGGAAATGCAGAAGGACCTGCGCAAGGAAATGAAAACCGAACTTGACATCCTTCGCGAGATGATCGACAACTGATTTCGACTATTATTAAAGTACCTCCGACTTGACCAGTCATTAAACGGTCTGCTTGAAAGAAGCCCCGCTCGACGGGGCTTCCTTTTTGGAAGTTCTTTCTTGCCCTGGGGTGCGGTCCCGGTATATTGCAAAAGTATGCCCAATATCAGCGTAGAAAAGTTCTATAGTTCGCGCAACCAGGACCTGGAACTCACCCTGCTGAATACAGAAGCCGGGATGAGGAAGATCATCAGCAATCCGGAGTTACACCGGCCGGGCTTGGCCTTGACCGGGTTTTTCGAGCGTTTCGCCTCTCAACGGGTGCAGGTGCTGGGTGAAACGGAATTGGCCTTTGTGCAGCAACTTACCGCAGAGCGCATGACAGAGGTGTCGGAGCGTCTTTTTGAGCACGACATTCCTATGGTCATCATCACCAAAGCTATCGCCCCGCCGGACGAGTTCCTCAAGGCCGCCGATAAGCACGGCACGGCGGTGTTTTCCAGTCGTCTGACAACAGCCGAAATGACCAACCGGCTATCCGCTTTTCTCGATCTCTTGTTCGCCCCCAGCATAAACGTCCATGGCTCGCTGGTTGATGTGTACGGGGTTGGTCTTCTCTATACCGGCAAGTCGGGCATCGGCAAGTCGGAGGTGGCGCTGGACCTGGTCGAACGCGGCCATCGATTGGTGGCCGATGATGTCGTCAAGATCACCCGCACCGCGCCGGATGTCATTATCGGCACTAGTTCGGAGCTGTTGGGGCATCACATGGAAATCCGCGGTGTTGGGATTATCGACATCGAAGAGCTGTTCGGTATCCGCGCTATCCGGATGCAGAAACGGATCGAGGTCGAAGTAAACCTGACTCTTTGGCAAGAAGGTGAAGATTACGAACGGCTGGGCATCGAGGACAAGATGACCAAAGTGCTGGCGGTGGAATTGCCGGTGGTCAAAGTGCCTATTTCGCCGGGGAAAAACATCACGGTGATCTCCGAAGTCATCGCCATGAACCACATGCTCAAAGTGTACGGTGAGAATTCGGCGATCGAGTTCACCAAGAAGCTGTCGCAGAAGATCAACCGCCAGTCTCAGACAATGGGCTATCTTGAGGCGGATTACGAGTAGACAGCGTCGGCTGACTGTTTTCCCGCCCCCCAAAACCCCTTGCATTTCAGAACACATTCTTTATACTGCGTGACCGAGTTTCTGCATATAACGGAACCGGACGGCAAACGACCTGTACAAGTTAGGAAAAACGACTCTAAGGTAGGAATGTTCATGAAATCGACAGTTAAAGCAGTAGTTCTGGTTCTCACTTGGGCCCTGATAGCCACCCTCTCAGGCTGTGGGGGCTCCGGAGGCCGCACCGTGGCGGTGGTAGACGACTATGAAATCTCCACTGAGGAGTTCGAGCGGTTTTACCCGGTTGGTTATTACGCCTTCCCCAGTGCACAGGACGAATTCGACAAGAAACTGGAACAGGTTGACAGCCTGATGATTATTCACATGCTTGTGCATGCGGCTTACGAACTGGGTATCGACCGTTCTGAAGAACTAGCCCGAGTGGTGCTGGCCAATAAGGACCGATTCCTGCTTGATATCCTCTACAAAACCGAAGTGAGTGACAAGGCAACTGTGGGAGATACCGAAGTACGTGACTTCTGGGAACGCCTGGAGGACAAGATTAGAGCTTCGCATATTGTGGTAAGCGACGAGGACACCGCTCAGGTGTTGTTTGAGCGTCTGAAAGCCGGTGAGAGTTTTGAGAAGATCGCTTACGAGCGTTCAATCGACCCTTCGGCCAAAAGAAACAAGGGGGATTTGGGCTATTTCACCTGGGGCGCTTTGGTGGATGAAGTTCAAGAA
The nucleotide sequence above comes from Candidatus Zixiibacteriota bacterium. Encoded proteins:
- a CDS encoding PAS domain S-box protein, which encodes MDAQSLEQELKGKVDLTPFRDLPLGLYLVTPNGKFVDCNPKLRQILGLSEADWRDKSIAHFYVRKRSREELLELARSAEPKGSFVENQEIVFNVSNSKIWVKSSCRAIRDDDNENVIGYHGYLVDVTEEVEYRSLFEDVPIGVFRLDKDENYLMVNQSLARMLGYDSPEELLGKHIGLFYAELSRASAIKTRMLDGETDVIEQVELTKKSGEIVICSVFTRGLFTPDNHYDGREGVVIDITTQARYREILDEMPVGMFLLRTEDGKDIVRACNNAFLRIFGCETPDEMIGRDILDMYVNTDDYENLKAEVQKEHEQGRPLVGYGLKVKTLEKEPREFTIEVNVRLLTDKSGQEIGRVGAIRDISDEAALWELKRDVGHTLHTYSSMLNLIQYTIEPVRAHTQRAPFEATGTAPDDETYTLETILHHLKSGLEELLETAKQLAKSGDVEPLLPSDLLHTELLNLADYDTRVSYPELHLAAIHDSATKIATLSDVSLTNEALDELVGNVLRAAEDVERYCCLEDVRFLANAVQNMDYQVRAFRSFVISSQRTDLNMSEYNLDAVILQGVSEHRAFAVSRNVRFDFRNDARSTKITAAESDIVRAFGNIIHNAIKYSWAKAVQPSEVRIHSYVKGDDAVTEISSYGVAITKEEIDQELIFELGYRGVWSGDRGRLGTGVGLHDARDVIRQHDGDITVTARSVATRPDPNDPYAGPFMVIVTVRIPRKR
- a CDS encoding PDZ domain-containing protein; amino-acid sequence: MKSYLKITLIILALAAMIGAVALAKSSRSNRGAWLGVVTQSVDYDLAEAFDLDIKYGVIVNELVEDSPAEEVGLEIDDIIVAVDGEEVTDYDDLVDLLDERKVGDQVTISLFRDGEKIDVSVELAERPRGRFKWDAGSNYSYGLGNWSHSSHAYIGVHVTDLSRQLGEFFGVDKGRGALIREVEEDSPADEAGLKAGDVIVAIDSDKIRDAGDVAEYIHDTEPGDNLSVTVMRDKVEVTLEVEVDESHGGSRFGGLFDTYYTPHVPSPSVDINLDALDALDDLDIRVPNLRSNFHSSFRAPLDRDRDKLKGEMEKLRQELKEMQKDLRKEMKTELDILREMIDN
- the hprK gene encoding HPr(Ser) kinase/phosphatase; the protein is MPNISVEKFYSSRNQDLELTLLNTEAGMRKIISNPELHRPGLALTGFFERFASQRVQVLGETELAFVQQLTAERMTEVSERLFEHDIPMVIITKAIAPPDEFLKAADKHGTAVFSSRLTTAEMTNRLSAFLDLLFAPSINVHGSLVDVYGVGLLYTGKSGIGKSEVALDLVERGHRLVADDVVKITRTAPDVIIGTSSELLGHHMEIRGVGIIDIEELFGIRAIRMQKRIEVEVNLTLWQEGEDYERLGIEDKMTKVLAVELPVVKVPISPGKNITVISEVIAMNHMLKVYGENSAIEFTKKLSQKINRQSQTMGYLEADYE